In Acidobacteriota bacterium, the genomic stretch TATTCTCGAATATTCAAATGTTCCTCTCAAGCCCGATCTTTCAAGATACCCTAGTCCAAATCCAAAAAAGTTCTTCTTACTTTCTTTTATTTCATAGACCAAAGAAATAACATTCCCCTCAAACTTGATCTCTTTAACATTAACTTCACTGAATATGCCAAGGTTTTCCAGATTTACTTTTGATTTCAAAATTAGACTTTTATCTGCCCAATCACCCTTTTTAATTACAATCTCCTTTAATATTAAATCTTTATCTGTTGTCATATCTCCAAAGAAAATTATCTCATTAATTTTGTATCTCTTTCCTTCTTTGACATCAATTGTTATCTTCCGAAATGTATCATCTCCATTTAGATTTAGGTGTATTTCTGTTTCTCTAAATCCCTTATTTTCATACAATTCCTTTATCCTTTCCATATCTCTTTGCAAAATATCAAATACATAAGCTCCACCAGGTTTTGTATCCATAAGACTCAATATCTCATCTTCTTTAAAGAAGCTCAATCCATTAAACTTGAGTTCTCCTATTATTGCTCTTCTTCCTTCTTTGACGTTGAATATTAAAATAAGGTGTTTTCCTTTTTCTACCCTTTTTAAATCAATATCACTCTCAAAAAAACCGTTTTCTCTATAAAATTTAAGGATATTTTTTTCGTACTCTTCGATAATTTTCCCGTTGATCCAGAAAGGATAAAAATAATTTTCTTCGGCTACTCTTTTTTTAACCAATTGTGTCAGCATTTCCTTTTGAATAAAACTTAAGCCTTCAAACTCAATTTTTATTGATTTATATCTCTTCCCTTTTTTTATCTTATATTCAATATAAATTTCATTATTTTCTCTTCTTAATGAATATTTCACCTCAGGAAAAAAATATCCTTTTTCTTTAAGCTCATCCTCTATCTTTACCTTTCCCTCATTCAGTGCCCAATCCTCAAATATTTCCTCTCTCCATAGCTGGCTCAATAAATTTGAAGAAACCTCAGCTCCTTTAACATCAACAATGATCTTATTTCCTACATTTCCCTTGAGATATATATCTACAATATTTGATTCTTTGTTAATTTTGTATTCGCTTTCTACCCAGAAATTTAAAAAGCCCTCTTTTATGAAAACATTTTTTATCTTCTGCAATTTATATTCAAATTTAAAAGGAAATAAATACTCTCCCTCTTTCCCATTGAGATAATTCATTATTTCTTTATCTTTTCTTATTAATCCTCCCTGAAGATATATTTTCCCTATCCTTGCTCTCTCACCTGAATTTAAATCGAATATTATATTAATATTTGAATTCTCTTTATCGGTTTCTAACTTGCAGCTAACTTCAGGGTTAAAAAATCCATTTTCCTTTAACTTTCCTTTTATCTCTTCCATAGTTTTTTCCAGTTTGAATTTTGAAAAATATTCTCCTTCCCTTAAAGAGATAATTCCAGATTTTATTTTTGAAGTTGAAAGTCCTTTACTCCCGGTAAATCTTATTTTTCTTATAATTGATTTTTTTTGAACTATAAAATATAGATCTACCCATTTCTGATCTTCTAAAGCTTCAACACGAATGTTAGAAACAAAGCCGGTCTTGTATAAATTATCAAGACTTGTCCTTATTCTTTCTTCATCATATTTATCCCCTTTTTTTATCATTATTAAATTTTTAATCTCACTTTCAATATTTTTTCCATTTATTTCCAAATATATATTTCTCACGGTTAAACTGGATGAATTAGAGAA encodes the following:
- a CDS encoding POTRA domain-containing protein, whose amino-acid sequence is MYLKKKLCLFIFSFICILVETFIFSNSSSLTVRNIYLEINGKNIESEIKNLIMIKKGDKYDEERIRTSLDNLYKTGFVSNIRVEALEDQKWVDLYFIVQKKSIIRKIRFTGSKGLSTSKIKSGIISLREGEYFSKFKLEKTMEEIKGKLKENGFFNPEVSCKLETDKENSNINIIFDLNSGERARIGKIYLQGGLIRKDKEIMNYLNGKEGEYLFPFKFEYKLQKIKNVFIKEGFLNFWVESEYKINKESNIVDIYLKGNVGNKIIVDVKGAEVSSNLLSQLWREEIFEDWALNEGKVKIEDELKEKGYFFPEVKYSLRRENNEIYIEYKIKKGKRYKSIKIEFEGLSFIQKEMLTQLVKKRVAEENYFYPFWINGKIIEEYEKNILKFYRENGFFESDIDLKRVEKGKHLILIFNVKEGRRAIIGELKFNGLSFFKEDEILSLMDTKPGGAYVFDILQRDMERIKELYENKGFRETEIHLNLNGDDTFRKITIDVKEGKRYKINEIIFFGDMTTDKDLILKEIVIKKGDWADKSLILKSKVNLENLGIFSEVNVKEIKFEGNVISLVYEIKESKKNFFGFGLGYLERSGLRGTFEYSRINLFGKTWNFSSVFQASQREKRYLLSLEQPKILGMPAKGFWTGWKEKENRKSFDYDKIGITLMGVKNISDKNLLVIRTKLARTNLYNLEVASTSLDREYQPFYVSSFSISYIYEGRNDPFNPEEGYFFTIDGEKAFRVFGTTSDFLKGYFQFQRVKPIKYSFLSFFNARIGFITGDVPISERFFAGGSSFRGEKVDELGPKDPKTGNPVGGKYLTIFNFETVVPVFSTWKNLGLTVFFDWGNVFRNSKQFSLKSFQTAVGIGIRYVTPVGPLRFSIGQNLSKKFEGKNIVYLVNIGRDF